One stretch of Aquimarina sp. Aq107 DNA includes these proteins:
- a CDS encoding TIGR02594 family protein: MNILEMALSQYGVTEINGSKDHPQIISYFNEIGFDGAHLRNDTAWCSAFANWVAKKTGYSYSGQLNARSWLNVGKSTDTPTAGDVVILWKEKPCSRKGHVGFFIKETRGFVYVLGGNQDNRVCIRAYPKNRVLDYKKLMKHG, translated from the coding sequence ATGAATATTTTAGAAATGGCGCTATCTCAGTATGGCGTTACAGAGATTAATGGTTCTAAAGATCACCCACAGATCATTTCTTATTTTAATGAAATTGGTTTTGATGGTGCTCATTTACGTAATGACACTGCTTGGTGTAGTGCATTTGCTAATTGGGTAGCAAAAAAGACTGGATATTCTTATTCAGGACAGCTTAATGCTCGCAGTTGGCTTAATGTAGGTAAATCCACAGATACACCAACAGCTGGTGATGTAGTGATTTTGTGGAAAGAAAAACCATGTAGTAGAAAAGGCCATGTAGGTTTTTTTATTAAAGAAACTAGAGGGTTTGTGTACGTTCTGGGAGGAAATCAAGATAATAGAGTGTGCATAAGAGCATATCCTAAAAATCGAGTATTAGATTACAAAAAATTAATGAAACATGGATAA
- a CDS encoding phage holin family protein produces the protein MDKIISMVFWLLTILSPVNGVMMTMVFLILVDFITGSYAAYKNKIPISSERIGNTISKFFIYNLVILASFLLEEYIVNEVPFLKIIAGFVAITEIKSILENFNKIYGLDLFRALVSLLKSGDLSDTIRAISKEGKK, from the coding sequence ATGGATAAAATTATAAGTATGGTATTTTGGTTGCTTACGATTCTTTCACCGGTTAATGGAGTAATGATGACAATGGTCTTCCTTATTTTGGTAGACTTTATTACGGGTTCGTACGCGGCTTATAAAAATAAAATCCCAATAAGTAGCGAACGAATTGGGAATACGATCTCTAAGTTTTTTATATATAACTTAGTAATTCTAGCATCGTTCTTATTAGAAGAGTATATTGTAAATGAGGTTCCTTTTCTTAAAATAATAGCAGGTTTTGTGGCTATTACTGAGATCAAGTCTATATTAGAAAATTTTAATAAAATTTATGGTCTTGATCTTTTTAGAGCTTTAGTAAGCCTATTAAAGTCCGGAGATCTTTCAGACACAATACGCGCTATTTCGAAAGAAGGAAAAAAGTAA